The following is a genomic window from Mycolicibacterium sp. TY81.
CGCCGAGGACCGTGACGCCGTCGCCGCGGCCGGCTACCCGCTGGACAGCTTCCCGGGCACCCCGCCGTTCATCCGCGGGCCGTACCCGACCATGTACGTGAACCAGCCGTGGACCATCCGTCAGTACGCCGGGTTCTCCACCGCCGCCGAGTCCAACGCGTTCTACCGCCGCAACCTGGCCGCCGGCCAGAAGGGCCTGTCGGTCGCGTTCGACCTCGCCACCCACCGTGGCTACGACTCGGACCACCCGCGCGTCCAGGGTGACGTCGGAATGGCCGGTGTGGCAATCGATTCCATCCTCGACATGCGCCAGCTGTTCGACGGCATCGACCTGGGCAGCGTCAGCGTCTCGATGACGATGAACGGTGCCGTGCTGCCGATCCTCGCGCTCTACGTCGTGGCCGCCGAGGAACAGGGTGTGCCGCCGGAGAAGCTGGCCGGGACCATCCAGAACGACATCCTCAAAGAGTTCATGGTCCGCAACACCTACATCTATCCGCCGAAGGCGTCGATGCGGATCATCTCGGACATCTTCGGCTACACCAGTACCAAGATGCCGAAGTTCAACTCGATCTCCATCTCTGGCTACCACATCCAAGAGGCCGGGGCCACAGCGGATTTGGAGCTGGCGTACACGCTGGCCGACGGTGTCGAGTACATCAAGGCCGGCCTCGACGCGGGCCTGGACATCGACAAGTTCGCGCCGCGGCTGTCCTTCTTCTGGGGCATCGGCATGAACTTCTTCATGGAGGTGGCCAAGCTGCGCGCCGGCCGTCTGCTGTGGAGCGAGCTGGTCGCCGAGTTCAGCCCCAAGAGCGAGAAGTCGCTGTCGCTGCGCACGCACTCGCAGACCTCGGGCTGGTCGCTGACGGCGCAGGACCCGTTCAACAACGTCGCGCGCACCTGTATCGAGGCCATGGCCGCCACGCAGGGCCACACGCAGTCGTTGCACACCAACGCCCTCGACGAGGCGCTGGCGCTGCCCACCGACTTCTCGGCCCGCATCGCGCGCAACACCCAGCTGCTGCTGCAGCAGGAGTCGGGCACCACGCGGCCCATCGACCCGTGGGGTGGCTCGTACTACGTCGAGTGGCTCACCCACCAGCTCGCCGAGAAGGCCCGTGCGCACATCAAGGAGGTCGCCGAGCACGGCGGCATGGCGCAGGCCATCGGCGAGGGCATCCCGAAGCTGCGCATCGAAGAGGCCGCCGCACGTACCCAGGCCCGCATCGACTCCGGCGCCCAGACGGTGATCGGCGTTAACAAGTACCAGGTGGACGAGGACCAGGAGATCGAGGTCCTCAAGGTCGAGAACAGCCGGGTGCGGGCCGAACAGCTGGCCAAGCTCGAGCAGCTGCGGGCCGACCGTGACGAGGCCGCGACGCAGGCGGCGCTGGCCGAATTGACCCGCGCCGCAGGCGAATCCGGTTCGGCAGGCGAGGACGGACTGGGCAACAACCTGATGGCGCTGGCCATCAACGCGGCCCGCGCCAAGGCCACCGTCGGCGAGATCTCCGACGCGCTGGAGAAGGTGTACGGCCGGCACCAGGCCGAGATCCGCACCATCGCCGGCGTCTACCGCGACGAGGTGGGGAAGACCGGAAACGTGAGCACCGCAACCGAATTGGTCGAGAAGTTCGCCGAGGCCGACGGCCGCCGCCCCCGCATCCTGGTGGCCAAGATGGGCCAGGACGGCCACGACCGCGGCCAGAAGGTCATCGCCACCGCGTTCGCCGACATCGGCTTCGACGTGGACGTCGGCTCGCTGTTCTCCACGCCCGACGAGGTGGCGCGGCAGGCGGCGGACAACGACGTGCACGTGGTCGGGGTGTCGTCGCTGGCGGCGGGTCACCTCACGCTGGTGCCCGCACTGCGCGACGCACTGGCCGAGGTGGGGCGTCCGGACATCATGGTCGTGGTCGGCGGCGTGATCCCGCCGGGCGACTTCGACGAGCTGTACGAGGCGGGCGCCGCGGCGATCTTCCCGCCCGGGACGGTGATCGCCGACGCCGCGATCGGCCTGTTGGGCAAGCTCGCCGAGCGGCTGGGTTACAAGCTCTGAGGTGGCGGGCATGACGACCCCGGTGCCCGAGCTCGCTGCCAGGATCCGGGCCGGCGATCGGGCGGCGCTGTCGCGTGCCATCACGCTGGTCGAGTCCACCCGGGCCGACCACCGTGATGCCGCGCAGCAGTTGCTGCTCGAACTGACCCCGGAGGCCGGCAGTGCGCTGCACGTCGGCATCACCGGCGTCCCCGGCGTCGGCAAGTCGACGACGATCGAAGCGCTCGGCATGCACCTCATCGAGCGGGGCCACCGCGTCGCGGTGCTGGCCGTCGACCCGTCATCGACCCGCACGGGCGGTTCGATCCTCGGCGACAAGACCCGGATGGCGCAGCTGGCCGTGCAGCCGGAGGCCTACATCCGGCCGTCGCCGACGTCGGGCACGCTCGGCGGGGTGGCCAAGGCCACCCGCGAGACCATCGTGCTGCTGGAGGCGGCCGGCTACGACGTGGTCCTGGTCGAGACCGTCGGCGTCGGCCAGTCGGAGGTGACGGTGGCCAACATGGTCGACACCTTCGTCTTCCTGACGCTGGCCCGCACCGGTGACCAGTTGCAGGGCATCAAGAAGGGCGTGTTGGAGCTCGCCGACGTCATCGTGGTCAACAAGGCCGACGGCGAGCACGCCGTCGAAGCCAAGGCCGCGGCACGGGAACTGTCCGGGGCGATCCGGTTGATCTATCCGCGCGAGACGTTGTGGCGGCCGCCGGTGCTGACCATGAGCGCACTGACCGGCGACGGTCTGGCGGCGATGTGGGACACCGTGCTCAAGCATCGTGAAACCTTGAGTGCGGCAGGCGAATTCGAGGCCCGGCGCCGGGCCCAGCAGGTCGACTGGACGTGGACCATGGTCCGTGACACGGTGCTGGACCGGGTGCTGTCGAATCCCGCCGTCAAGGCCAATCGCGACGAGGTGGAACGTCAGGTGCGCGAGGGTGAGCTGACGCCGGCGCTGGCGGCACAGCGCATCATCGACCTCGCGAATTGACTCCGGCCGAGCCCGGCCCGGGATTGCCGAACGGTTTGCCGGCGCAATAGGGGAATCGGCCGCACGGGTATTCGGGCCGACCGCTGGCGAAACCAATTTCGGCGCGGTGCCGTGGCCGGCCCGACATGCGGACAAAAATGCGATCCGGTGTTTCCGGCTACCTGACTTTTCTCCAGGCAGGCACCTTGACCACTGAGTTCGCCATCAGAACGCTTGCTCGGCAAGCGGTTACGCCGGCGTAAGTGCGATCTTGAAGTGGGTATACCGGACACGCCGAACCTGTGTATCCAGACTATTTAGGCTCTTCATGATTGAGGGTGTAGAACGGTCAGCTGCTGTCGGCCTGTGATTGGGGTGTCTGGTTGGCTGGGTGTGTGCCGGAGGAGAAGCGGAAGAGTAAGAGGAAGAGCGCGGTGTCCGGGGGTGGTGTGGACCTGTCGATGCTGCAACAGCTGATGGCCGATGCTGGCCGGGATTTGTTCGCGGGAGTGTTCGATGAACCGACACCCGAGGTGGGAGCTGTGCCGGAGCGTGTGCGGGGTTTCCGGGTGCGGGTCGACCTGATGTACGCCAAGCCGCCGATCTGGCGTCGTCTGGTCCTGCCGGGTGACCTCGTGCTCGATGAGCTGCATGACGTGCTGCAGGTTGCGATGGGCTGGCAGGACGGTCATCTGCATAAGTTCGGTGTCGGGGCGGACCGGCGTACCCGTGCCTACTTCGTCACCAGATTTGATCTCAGCGAAGGCGACGACGGTCTCGTCGAGGACGGTGTGCGCCTGGATCAGGTGGTCTCCGGTAAGGGCGACCGGTTGTTCTATGACTACGACTTCGGCGACGGATGGGAGCACGTGCTGGTGGTCGAAGACGTTCTCGATGATCCACCTTCGGCTCCGGTGTGCCTGGCGGGCAAGATGGCCTGCCCGCCGGAGGATTGTGGTGGCTTGGGCGGCTATGAGGAATTGGCTGCGTGGGTTCGTGGCGGGTACGACCCGCGGGCAACACCGATGGGGCTGGGTGCGCAGGAGATGCGCGACTGGCTGCCCCGAGGCTGGCACCCCGATCGTTTCTCGGTGACCGAGACCAATGACGCTCTGGCCGCGTCGAATATGCGTTGAGGACTCTTCACTGCCGAGGTGCAAGGAGCTGAGTTCGGAAGCCTCCGGTCTCGAGCAGTGACCGGGCGATGTAGTTGGTGAGGTTGCGGAAGCCCAGCGCGGATCCGCGCAGGTGTTCGAGGCGGCCGTTGATCGCTTCGGTGGGCCCGTTGGAGGTGC
Proteins encoded in this region:
- the scpA gene encoding methylmalonyl-CoA mutase, with the protein product MTASDVTTIGSFADVPLHGESPVAPSSSAVDTHVADAAQAHGYTAEQLTWSTPEGIDVKPVYIAEDRDAVAAAGYPLDSFPGTPPFIRGPYPTMYVNQPWTIRQYAGFSTAAESNAFYRRNLAAGQKGLSVAFDLATHRGYDSDHPRVQGDVGMAGVAIDSILDMRQLFDGIDLGSVSVSMTMNGAVLPILALYVVAAEEQGVPPEKLAGTIQNDILKEFMVRNTYIYPPKASMRIISDIFGYTSTKMPKFNSISISGYHIQEAGATADLELAYTLADGVEYIKAGLDAGLDIDKFAPRLSFFWGIGMNFFMEVAKLRAGRLLWSELVAEFSPKSEKSLSLRTHSQTSGWSLTAQDPFNNVARTCIEAMAATQGHTQSLHTNALDEALALPTDFSARIARNTQLLLQQESGTTRPIDPWGGSYYVEWLTHQLAEKARAHIKEVAEHGGMAQAIGEGIPKLRIEEAAARTQARIDSGAQTVIGVNKYQVDEDQEIEVLKVENSRVRAEQLAKLEQLRADRDEAATQAALAELTRAAGESGSAGEDGLGNNLMALAINAARAKATVGEISDALEKVYGRHQAEIRTIAGVYRDEVGKTGNVSTATELVEKFAEADGRRPRILVAKMGQDGHDRGQKVIATAFADIGFDVDVGSLFSTPDEVARQAADNDVHVVGVSSLAAGHLTLVPALRDALAEVGRPDIMVVVGGVIPPGDFDELYEAGAAAIFPPGTVIADAAIGLLGKLAERLGYKL
- the meaB gene encoding methylmalonyl Co-A mutase-associated GTPase MeaB; translation: MTTPVPELAARIRAGDRAALSRAITLVESTRADHRDAAQQLLLELTPEAGSALHVGITGVPGVGKSTTIEALGMHLIERGHRVAVLAVDPSSTRTGGSILGDKTRMAQLAVQPEAYIRPSPTSGTLGGVAKATRETIVLLEAAGYDVVLVETVGVGQSEVTVANMVDTFVFLTLARTGDQLQGIKKGVLELADVIVVNKADGEHAVEAKAAARELSGAIRLIYPRETLWRPPVLTMSALTGDGLAAMWDTVLKHRETLSAAGEFEARRRAQQVDWTWTMVRDTVLDRVLSNPAVKANRDEVERQVREGELTPALAAQRIIDLAN
- a CDS encoding plasmid pRiA4b ORF-3 family protein, encoding MSGGGVDLSMLQQLMADAGRDLFAGVFDEPTPEVGAVPERVRGFRVRVDLMYAKPPIWRRLVLPGDLVLDELHDVLQVAMGWQDGHLHKFGVGADRRTRAYFVTRFDLSEGDDGLVEDGVRLDQVVSGKGDRLFYDYDFGDGWEHVLVVEDVLDDPPSAPVCLAGKMACPPEDCGGLGGYEELAAWVRGGYDPRATPMGLGAQEMRDWLPRGWHPDRFSVTETNDALAASNMR